The following proteins come from a genomic window of Citrobacter europaeus:
- a CDS encoding class I SAM-dependent methyltransferase: MQKHIPLKEGRALFGRDTNAYEQGRPDYPLPIFALLKEYCGPEICRMAFEIGPGTGQATEHLLDMGYQVKAVEPDHNLAIRLKERLSQYSQDSCSIINSTFEEAILQPGCFDLGIAATSFHWIEPVSGLKKIFQLLRPGGWFAMWWNVFGDPHNADVFMKRTEHLFAPLSASPSHKAGHHYPYPLQKRERQDDLAKAGFTGIISDEFRWEAEMDARQTRQLISTFSPVARLSEAKRKRLLNEIERVVKKDFGGKVRRNFVTAIYLARKP; the protein is encoded by the coding sequence ATGCAAAAGCACATTCCCCTTAAGGAAGGGCGGGCTCTGTTTGGCAGAGATACCAATGCCTATGAACAGGGCAGGCCTGATTACCCGTTACCTATATTTGCATTACTTAAAGAGTATTGCGGACCAGAAATCTGCCGGATGGCTTTCGAAATTGGGCCAGGGACCGGACAAGCAACGGAACATCTTCTCGATATGGGATATCAGGTAAAAGCAGTCGAACCTGACCATAATCTGGCTATAAGATTAAAGGAAAGGCTGAGTCAGTATTCTCAGGATTCATGCTCGATTATTAATTCCACTTTTGAGGAGGCAATACTACAACCGGGCTGCTTTGATCTGGGGATTGCAGCCACCTCTTTTCACTGGATAGAACCCGTTAGCGGACTCAAAAAGATATTCCAGCTTCTGCGCCCCGGAGGATGGTTTGCCATGTGGTGGAATGTTTTTGGCGACCCACATAATGCGGATGTCTTCATGAAAAGAACAGAGCACTTGTTTGCTCCCCTTAGTGCCAGTCCTTCACATAAAGCGGGTCACCACTATCCTTACCCACTACAAAAAAGAGAGAGGCAAGATGATCTGGCAAAAGCCGGGTTTACCGGAATAATTAGTGATGAGTTTAGATGGGAAGCAGAAATGGATGCCCGACAGACCAGACAATTGATTTCAACATTTTCACCGGTTGCGCGACTAAGTGAGGCAAAACGCAAGCGATTGCTCAATGAGATAGAGAGAGTTGTGAAAAAGGATTTTGGAGGAAAGGTTAGGCGTAACTTTGTTACCGCTATTTACCTTGCAAGGAAACCTTAG
- a CDS encoding DUF3085 domain-containing protein gives MLKFSAKDLKPVLLEARKNHCGVVLVKDHGVYIMSETGELTPRGRKVAYAKGCHPEKDEAWWDTARAEVGGDDFGETINLTESMINRILNERKPLYITASNEEFKIQC, from the coding sequence ATGCTGAAATTCAGTGCAAAAGACTTAAAACCGGTACTGCTTGAGGCACGTAAAAACCACTGTGGCGTGGTACTGGTCAAGGATCATGGCGTTTATATTATGTCTGAAACCGGTGAGCTCACTCCGCGTGGCCGAAAAGTGGCTTATGCGAAGGGATGCCATCCGGAAAAGGATGAGGCCTGGTGGGATACCGCCCGGGCAGAAGTAGGGGGTGATGATTTTGGTGAGACGATAAATCTGACGGAAAGCATGATTAACCGCATTCTGAACGAGAGGAAACCGCTGTATATCACGGCCAGCAACGAAGAATTTAAGATCCAGTGTTAA
- a CDS encoding Y-family DNA polymerase: MFALADVNSFYASCEKVFRPDLRNKPVVVLSNNDGCVIARSKEAKQLGIKMGVPWFQLKTTEFPVPVVAFSSNYELYASMSNRVMAHLEELAPRVEQYSIDEMFLDIRNIDSCIDFEDFGRQLREHVRSGTGLTIGVGMGPTKTLAKSAQWASKEWRQFEGVLALTSGNPKRTEKLLSLQPVDEIWGVGRRISKKLHTMGITTALQLARANPTFIRKNFSVVLERTVRELNGESCISLEEAPPPKQQIVCSRSFGERVTTYEAMRQAVCHYAERAAEKLRGERQFCRHVAVFVKTSPFTVNEPYYGNVASEKLTTPTQDTRDIIAAAVKALDRIWVKGHRYAKAGCMLNDFTPTGISQLNLFDEVQPHERSEQLMKVLDSINHSGMGKVWFAGRGIAPEWQMKRELLSPAYTTRWAELPVARLR; this comes from the coding sequence ATGTTCGCCCTGGCTGACGTCAACAGCTTCTATGCGAGCTGTGAGAAAGTATTTCGTCCCGATTTGCGTAATAAGCCCGTTGTGGTGCTCAGCAATAACGATGGATGTGTTATCGCGCGTTCAAAAGAAGCGAAGCAACTGGGTATTAAAATGGGAGTTCCGTGGTTTCAACTGAAAACAACCGAATTTCCTGTACCTGTCGTTGCGTTCTCGAGTAACTACGAACTCTACGCGTCGATGTCGAACCGTGTTATGGCGCATCTCGAAGAACTGGCACCTCGCGTTGAGCAGTATTCTATCGACGAAATGTTTCTTGATATCCGCAATATTGACAGTTGTATCGATTTTGAAGACTTCGGCCGGCAGTTGCGCGAGCATGTACGTTCAGGAACCGGACTGACCATCGGAGTTGGGATGGGACCGACCAAGACACTGGCAAAGTCAGCACAATGGGCGTCTAAGGAATGGCGGCAGTTTGAGGGCGTGCTTGCTCTGACTTCAGGCAATCCAAAGCGAACGGAGAAACTATTGTCACTGCAGCCAGTAGACGAAATCTGGGGGGTTGGTCGCCGGATCTCGAAGAAACTGCACACAATGGGGATAACAACTGCACTGCAGCTGGCGCGCGCGAACCCAACATTTATCAGGAAAAATTTCAGTGTTGTTCTCGAGAGAACTGTCCGTGAACTGAACGGGGAAAGCTGTATTTCACTGGAGGAGGCTCCGCCACCCAAGCAGCAGATTGTCTGCAGCCGATCCTTTGGGGAGCGCGTCACAACATATGAAGCCATGCGCCAGGCAGTCTGTCACTATGCTGAGCGTGCAGCTGAAAAGCTGCGCGGCGAGCGGCAATTCTGCAGGCATGTTGCTGTATTTGTGAAGACGTCACCGTTCACTGTGAACGAACCGTATTACGGGAATGTGGCCAGTGAGAAACTGACGACTCCCACGCAGGATACCAGGGACATCATAGCCGCAGCGGTGAAAGCACTGGATCGGATCTGGGTGAAGGGGCATAGATATGCAAAAGCGGGTTGCATGCTCAATGATTTCACACCAACCGGGATTTCTCAGTTAAATCTTTTTGATGAAGTGCAGCCGCACGAACGAAGTGAGCAGTTGATGAAAGTTCTCGACAGTATCAACCATTCAGGTATGGGAAAAGTGTGGTTTGCCGGAAGAGGGATAGCCCCTGAGTGGCAGATGAAAAGAGAGCTACTCTCTCCAGCTTATACCACTCGCTGGGCTGAATTACCTGTTGCACGATTGCGCTGA
- a CDS encoding tyrosine-type recombinase/integrase: MNTSPWNKDRIIGQKRPLQISHIWGIRIRLELEGKTRDLALFNMALDSKLRGCDLVKLKVSDVAYGSSVSSRATVLQQKTGSPVQFEITKGTREAVAALIKLSNLHSKDFLFRSRVGTNQHISTRQYNRIFHGWVEKLGLEDSLYSTHSMRRTKPYLIYKKTKNLRVIQLLLGHKKLESTVRYLGIEVDDALEISESIEV; encoded by the coding sequence ATGAACACGTCACCATGGAACAAAGACCGTATCATCGGCCAAAAAAGACCACTTCAGATATCTCATATCTGGGGGATCCGAATCCGGCTTGAACTGGAAGGTAAAACGCGCGATTTAGCTCTGTTCAATATGGCCCTGGACAGTAAGCTTCGAGGCTGTGATCTGGTCAAACTCAAAGTATCGGATGTGGCATATGGTAGTTCGGTTTCAAGCAGAGCAACGGTGTTGCAACAGAAAACCGGTAGCCCTGTGCAATTCGAGATAACCAAAGGGACAAGAGAAGCTGTTGCTGCATTGATAAAGCTTAGCAATTTGCACAGTAAAGACTTTTTATTTCGGTCTCGGGTCGGAACTAACCAGCACATTTCAACCCGGCAATACAACCGAATCTTTCATGGGTGGGTAGAAAAGCTTGGTCTCGAAGATTCGCTTTACAGCACACATTCCATGAGAAGAACAAAACCTTACCTGATCTACAAGAAAACCAAGAATCTCCGGGTGATCCAACTTCTGTTGGGTCATAAGAAACTGGAAAGCACAGTCCGTTATCTGGGCATTGAAGTCGATGATGCGTTAGAGATCTCTGAATCGATTGAAGTCTAA
- the umuD gene encoding translesion error-prone DNA polymerase V autoproteolytic subunit, translating into MLQFIPIASIQEALKIPLFTERCAAGFPSPAADYTEEELDLNAYCIRRPSSTFFVRAIGDSMRDMGLHSGDLMVVDKAENPIQGDIVIAETDGEFTVKRLQLKPRIALLPMNPAYPVLYPEELQIFGVVTAFIHKTRSAD; encoded by the coding sequence ATGCTGCAATTTATTCCCATAGCCTCCATTCAAGAAGCGCTAAAAATCCCTTTGTTTACAGAGCGATGTGCTGCCGGTTTTCCTTCTCCAGCAGCTGACTATACAGAAGAAGAGCTGGATCTGAATGCGTATTGTATACGTCGTCCCAGTTCGACTTTCTTTGTTCGGGCGATTGGTGATTCAATGCGGGATATGGGTCTGCATTCTGGTGATCTAATGGTGGTCGATAAAGCCGAAAACCCCATACAGGGAGATATTGTCATCGCGGAAACAGATGGCGAGTTCACCGTTAAGCGCCTGCAGCTAAAGCCCCGAATCGCCCTGTTGCCGATGAATCCTGCATACCCCGTCCTCTATCCAGAAGAGCTGCAGATATTCGGTGTCGTGACCGCATTCATACACAAAACCCGGAGTGCAGACTGA
- a CDS encoding nucleotidyltransferase domain-containing protein, producing MLSTLPDLHRSFAEQLRLKFQSDSRIHSLLAGGSIVHGGFDKYSDLDFVVVVDPLHYDEIMAQRQELAGTLGHLLHAFTGEHVGEPRLLICLYGPELLHVDLKFVTLEMLTQRVEEPVVLFTRDTTALERQLAKSCAHWPDMTPEWFESRSWVWLHYAVVKLGRGELFEAMGMLSFFREQVLGPMLYRRANLPQRGVRRIEFHGIDPDGLLTSTLAAHDRDSVSLAIRMAVDAYINLRADALPENIADDAAHWTVLAMLKEYSDRG from the coding sequence ATGCTTAGTACATTACCCGATTTACACAGAAGTTTTGCAGAGCAACTCAGGCTTAAATTTCAGTCTGATTCGCGGATTCACTCCCTTCTCGCTGGCGGCTCAATTGTCCATGGCGGTTTTGATAAATACTCCGATCTCGATTTTGTCGTTGTCGTCGACCCTCTCCACTATGACGAAATCATGGCGCAGCGTCAGGAACTCGCCGGGACATTAGGCCATCTGCTGCATGCTTTTACCGGGGAACATGTCGGAGAGCCTCGCCTGCTTATATGCCTGTATGGCCCTGAACTCCTTCATGTCGATCTGAAATTTGTCACACTGGAAATGCTCACTCAACGCGTTGAGGAACCGGTAGTGTTATTTACCCGTGATACCACTGCTCTGGAGCGACAACTGGCAAAAAGTTGTGCTCACTGGCCTGACATGACGCCAGAATGGTTTGAGTCCCGGTCCTGGGTCTGGCTTCATTATGCAGTGGTTAAACTGGGAAGAGGCGAACTGTTTGAAGCGATGGGTATGCTGTCATTTTTCCGCGAGCAGGTGCTGGGACCCATGCTGTATCGTCGGGCAAATCTTCCGCAACGTGGGGTTCGCCGCATTGAATTCCACGGCATTGACCCTGATGGCCTGCTGACTTCCACGCTAGCAGCGCACGATCGTGATTCTGTTAGCCTAGCCATCAGAATGGCTGTTGATGCTTATATCAATCTGCGAGCGGATGCGCTGCCTGAAAATATCGCAGACGATGCGGCTCATTGGACGGTCCTTGCCATGCTGAAAGAGTATTCTGACAGGGGATAA
- a CDS encoding alpha/beta hydrolase — translation MRIMTEGINWYYTLTGQGEPVLFLHGGLDTCVNYTRLLTELKDRFSVIAVDRRGHGRTADTDAPFDCALMARELAAFLREMKLPPVHIIGCSDGANIGLHMAAGFPEQVKSLIAVSGNYKGRSGMSDGCLAMFDALSVEFVQETMPDILRQYGELNPAPVPETYIAKTKRMWNQESVISQECLAGISVPVLIVGGDRDMVLPEQLLEMKTLIPDASLLILPYCGHYIFQDFAWSSTAASTVQLFKEFMTTRFSGHNTIFI, via the coding sequence ATGCGAATAATGACTGAGGGAATTAACTGGTATTACACACTGACAGGACAGGGAGAACCAGTCCTTTTTCTGCACGGCGGGCTTGATACCTGCGTCAATTACACGCGTTTACTGACAGAGCTGAAGGACAGGTTCAGCGTCATTGCCGTGGACCGTCGTGGCCACGGCAGAACAGCAGACACGGATGCGCCTTTCGACTGTGCCCTGATGGCCAGAGAACTGGCTGCATTTCTCCGCGAAATGAAACTGCCCCCGGTTCATATCATCGGCTGCAGCGATGGGGCAAACATCGGCCTGCATATGGCAGCAGGTTTTCCGGAGCAGGTAAAAAGTCTTATCGCGGTCTCGGGAAATTATAAAGGACGATCCGGCATGTCAGACGGGTGCCTTGCCATGTTTGACGCCTTGTCAGTGGAGTTTGTGCAGGAAACCATGCCGGACATTCTCAGACAGTATGGCGAACTCAATCCCGCCCCCGTACCGGAAACCTATATAGCAAAAACAAAACGAATGTGGAACCAGGAGAGTGTCATCAGCCAGGAGTGCCTTGCAGGCATAAGTGTGCCTGTACTTATTGTCGGCGGGGACAGGGATATGGTGCTGCCGGAGCAGCTTCTGGAAATGAAAACGCTTATTCCGGATGCCTCCTTACTGATATTGCCGTATTGCGGGCATTATATTTTTCAGGATTTCGCATGGAGTTCCACTGCAGCATCCACCGTACAACTGTTCAAGGAATTTATGACAACGCGTTTCTCTGGGCATAACACGATCTTTATCTGA
- a CDS encoding AAA family ATPase, protein MRVKSIKLTNFKKFKDEYFEFNDDVNIFVGDNNAGKSTILEALEIVLNYSYRGRPFNSEFTPDIFNKDAVQLFLASDKSAMHLPVLAIEAFIEGVPEYRGTNNFLKADAQGITVLVRFDDTLKDVYADHLLTNPHITSIPIEFYKLEWLDFGWNPVKAVAKKFRALYIDPTRIHPTLGKNQYISTILNTALKKEELVKLTLNYRENQQVFNNSGEVRTVNTGLDTDHLITEKKLSIAASTLPAGSIQTSLQLEVDDVPFQFIGKGEQSNVQIKLAIQNKSKDIDLVMMEEPENHLSHTNLNKLVHYIENQRGDKQLFLTTHSSYVLNKLSIDKICLVQSGYKRLHKLAPAVVKTLKRLPGYDTLRVALSHKVILVEGPSDELVLKKIYHRKHNRLPEQDGIDIIVVRGVGFDTFISVGMEIGTRINVLRDNDGDYEENVVKVRADYAAYPNIKLISSAKNEEFSLEPAMIYANATDLVTLDAFAKVVLSTQTFNLYDKLVDLDKRRDFLIDWFRSVQGNGKGARKVDSAIKLFDGTLNFRYPPFLDEVFDFA, encoded by the coding sequence GTGCGGGTTAAATCGATTAAGCTTACCAATTTCAAGAAATTCAAAGATGAATATTTTGAATTCAACGATGACGTAAATATCTTTGTAGGTGATAACAACGCCGGTAAAAGTACTATTCTGGAAGCCCTGGAAATCGTACTGAATTACAGCTATCGGGGCCGCCCCTTCAACAGCGAGTTTACGCCAGACATTTTTAATAAGGATGCAGTGCAGCTTTTTTTGGCTTCTGATAAATCGGCCATGCACTTGCCTGTCTTGGCAATAGAAGCATTCATTGAGGGAGTGCCTGAATACCGGGGTACAAATAATTTCCTTAAAGCCGATGCTCAAGGTATCACGGTGCTGGTGCGCTTTGATGACACGCTCAAGGACGTTTACGCCGACCACTTACTGACAAACCCACACATTACGAGTATCCCGATCGAATTCTACAAGCTGGAATGGCTGGATTTCGGATGGAATCCTGTTAAAGCCGTAGCGAAGAAATTCCGGGCGTTATACATCGACCCAACTCGTATCCACCCCACTCTGGGTAAGAATCAGTACATCTCTACCATACTTAATACCGCTTTAAAGAAAGAGGAACTGGTTAAGCTGACCCTCAATTATCGTGAGAATCAGCAGGTTTTTAACAACTCAGGTGAGGTCAGGACAGTCAATACCGGTCTGGATACGGACCACTTGATCACAGAAAAAAAGCTGTCCATTGCCGCAAGCACTTTACCAGCGGGCTCTATTCAGACCAGCCTTCAACTTGAAGTAGATGATGTCCCTTTCCAGTTCATTGGCAAGGGTGAGCAGAGTAATGTGCAGATCAAGCTCGCGATTCAGAACAAGTCGAAGGATATCGATTTGGTGATGATGGAGGAGCCCGAAAATCACCTTTCTCACACTAACCTCAATAAGCTGGTTCACTACATTGAAAATCAGCGGGGCGACAAACAACTCTTCCTTACCACTCACAGCTCGTATGTGCTCAACAAGCTGAGCATTGATAAAATCTGCCTGGTTCAGTCGGGATACAAACGTCTGCATAAGCTTGCCCCTGCAGTGGTCAAAACCTTAAAGCGCTTACCGGGCTATGACACATTGCGCGTGGCACTCTCGCACAAAGTCATCCTTGTCGAGGGACCGTCAGACGAGTTAGTACTCAAGAAGATTTACCACCGCAAGCACAACCGCCTGCCCGAGCAAGATGGTATTGATATCATCGTCGTGCGCGGAGTCGGGTTTGATACGTTCATCTCCGTAGGTATGGAAATTGGTACCCGAATAAACGTCCTCAGAGATAACGATGGCGACTATGAAGAAAACGTCGTGAAAGTGCGTGCCGATTATGCGGCCTATCCTAATATCAAGCTTATCTCCTCTGCCAAAAATGAGGAGTTTTCGCTTGAACCCGCGATGATATATGCCAATGCAACCGACTTGGTTACGCTGGACGCTTTCGCCAAAGTGGTGTTATCGACACAGACGTTTAACCTCTACGATAAATTAGTCGACTTAGATAAGAGACGCGACTTTCTGATCGATTGGTTTCGAAGCGTCCAGGGAAACGGTAAGGGCGCTCGCAAAGTCGATTCAGCTATCAAGCTGTTCGATGGCACTCTGAATTTCAGGTATCCACCTTTCCTCGATGAGGTGTTCGACTTTGCCTAA
- a CDS encoding UvrD-helicase domain-containing protein has translation MPNEFWIAGAGSGKTQKVIEDAIEVIKAGGRVLVVTYTMNNQAELRSRFVELYGKHSDDFVVKGLFSFYLEDLVRPYQTAMFPDRITSTMFTEHNPHLIPGTRKWHSKRGEKINGALNPLHYLTPCKTKAYTGLLAKLATRISASTKNAPASRLKEIYQRIFFDEVQDLVGWDFDVIKALSKAMHNSICCVGDFRQTIYTTTFGHKAPETPEQKIQYFKDLNFSPFSLAKNRRCIQEICDLADTIHPGIYEQTQSEVGEVPAEMAHHCGCFLIKPSQVNDYLNIFKPQVLRWSSPMGKGYLPPGITCHTFGSCKGLGFDRVLIISPEKHLKYLGGDLDVFDKDKTEESRNKLYVAITRARYSLAFVVEEEHFTNIKLPHWVRPM, from the coding sequence TTGCCTAATGAATTCTGGATTGCCGGTGCAGGATCAGGAAAAACCCAAAAAGTCATTGAGGATGCCATTGAAGTCATAAAGGCGGGCGGACGCGTATTGGTCGTCACCTACACCATGAACAACCAGGCAGAGCTCCGTTCTCGCTTTGTGGAATTGTACGGCAAACACAGCGATGATTTTGTTGTGAAAGGCCTGTTTTCATTTTACCTAGAAGACTTAGTGAGACCTTATCAAACGGCCATGTTTCCAGATCGAATCACTTCTACAATGTTCACCGAGCATAACCCTCACCTGATACCTGGTACGAGGAAATGGCATTCCAAAAGAGGGGAAAAAATTAATGGGGCGCTGAATCCTCTTCATTATCTGACGCCGTGCAAAACCAAAGCTTACACTGGACTGCTGGCGAAGCTGGCAACAAGAATCTCCGCTTCAACAAAGAATGCCCCCGCTAGCAGATTGAAAGAGATTTATCAGAGGATCTTTTTTGATGAGGTTCAGGATTTGGTTGGATGGGATTTTGACGTTATCAAAGCACTCAGTAAGGCAATGCATAACTCTATTTGCTGTGTAGGCGATTTTCGTCAAACTATTTACACGACCACGTTCGGCCACAAGGCACCGGAAACACCTGAGCAAAAGATTCAATACTTCAAAGACCTCAATTTTAGTCCGTTCTCGCTGGCGAAGAATCGCAGATGTATCCAGGAAATCTGCGATCTCGCGGATACCATTCATCCCGGTATTTATGAACAAACGCAATCAGAGGTGGGAGAAGTTCCTGCTGAGATGGCCCATCACTGCGGCTGTTTTCTCATAAAACCATCTCAGGTGAACGATTATCTCAATATATTCAAGCCTCAAGTTTTGCGATGGTCATCGCCCATGGGAAAAGGCTATTTGCCACCAGGTATCACCTGTCACACTTTCGGCTCCTGTAAAGGTCTCGGTTTTGACCGCGTACTAATTATTTCACCGGAGAAACATCTCAAGTATCTGGGTGGCGACCTTGACGTGTTCGATAAAGATAAAACGGAGGAATCTAGAAACAAGCTGTACGTGGCCATTACCCGAGCTCGTTACAGCCTGGCGTTTGTCGTTGAGGAAGAGCATTTTACAAATATAAAGCTGCCACATTGGGTTAGACCTATGTAA
- a CDS encoding ssDNA-binding domain-containing protein, whose translation MNTSLHPNDICQFITGRLVNSLAAGQVPWYDTLPGLPEHALTGVPFTGINVLLLWQAMQQRSLRSGRWLTGDDLRRLGGQVRPGEKPVTLVRYRPSLMLFKVINPEQCDGLPETLQPGWPLPPRPQPSLSVVRDLLQSSGIPVIHRDNILPVYRALHDRIELPPAAAYAGEETYWQDMLNLLVQATGHPQRLHRFGFTVDMRTDEVQEALVAELGAAFLTASLGLPGKQPSRHDVAPWVSFLHDDPWLLFKAADAARRAMTWLCGRRPAMTTVEMWQKMASLILETHYGFPLDDTTLGCRSVVEHHLECGITPLMAINALARIYQWERCDQPQRSLFLSEAGPDSEILTLSEIRPELLTCYRVPAPSGMPEKNADTEQADGLPLLPAPVVSEGEGAANDDGPDDPDGNDNVVALPWAARRGKNNPHVQRFVGLFNQMAPDVNRWQVFSDFVHMAACSLYNAIHRDADFEADYMQRVGRYSQEDANNMSRLLAEVIEGLEFCPTDFLGQIFMSLELGNTRHGQYFTPYNVCYTMSRMTLSDRLSVLTSGERDFITVSDPACGAGGMIVAMAEAMLEAGLNPQKQMMVYCVDIDPVAAMMCYIQLSLMGIPAIVATGNSLTVAIKREMATPMFVLGRWHHRWQAERTRKAA comes from the coding sequence ATGAACACTTCATTACATCCGAATGATATCTGCCAGTTTATTACCGGCCGCCTTGTCAACAGTCTGGCCGCAGGCCAGGTACCGTGGTATGACACCTTGCCGGGTTTACCGGAACATGCCCTGACGGGCGTGCCATTTACTGGCATTAACGTGCTGTTGCTGTGGCAGGCCATGCAGCAGCGGTCGCTGCGTTCAGGAAGATGGCTGACGGGGGATGACCTCCGCCGTCTGGGTGGACAAGTCAGGCCCGGTGAAAAGCCGGTCACACTGGTCCGCTACCGGCCGTCGTTGATGCTGTTTAAGGTGATTAACCCTGAACAGTGTGACGGATTGCCGGAGACGTTGCAGCCCGGGTGGCCACTGCCACCCCGGCCGCAACCGTCACTGAGCGTTGTCCGTGACCTGCTCCAGAGCAGCGGGATCCCCGTTATCCACCGGGACAATATTTTACCGGTCTACCGGGCATTACATGACCGGATTGAGCTCCCGCCGGCGGCGGCTTATGCCGGGGAGGAGACATACTGGCAGGACATGCTGAATCTGCTGGTCCAGGCTACCGGACACCCGCAGCGGTTACATCGTTTCGGGTTTACGGTGGACATGCGGACTGACGAGGTTCAGGAGGCCCTGGTGGCTGAACTTGGGGCGGCATTTCTGACGGCGTCCCTGGGACTGCCCGGCAAACAGCCCTCCCGGCACGACGTGGCACCCTGGGTGTCATTTTTACACGATGACCCCTGGCTTCTTTTTAAGGCGGCGGATGCGGCTCGAAGGGCGATGACGTGGCTGTGCGGGCGAAGACCCGCGATGACCACGGTGGAGATGTGGCAGAAGATGGCCTCATTGATACTTGAAACGCATTACGGCTTTCCTCTCGACGACACCACGCTGGGCTGTCGCAGTGTGGTTGAGCACCATCTTGAGTGTGGTATTACGCCTCTGATGGCGATTAATGCGCTGGCCCGTATTTACCAGTGGGAACGTTGCGACCAGCCTCAGCGGTCGCTGTTTCTCAGCGAAGCCGGTCCGGACAGTGAAATACTGACGTTGTCTGAAATACGTCCTGAACTGCTGACCTGTTACCGCGTTCCTGCGCCCTCCGGTATGCCGGAGAAGAATGCGGATACGGAACAGGCCGACGGTTTACCTTTGTTACCGGCGCCGGTGGTGTCGGAAGGAGAGGGGGCGGCGAACGATGACGGACCAGATGATCCGGACGGTAATGACAATGTGGTGGCGCTGCCCTGGGCTGCGCGTCGGGGGAAAAATAACCCACACGTGCAGCGGTTTGTCGGCCTGTTTAACCAGATGGCACCGGATGTGAATCGCTGGCAGGTCTTCAGTGATTTTGTCCATATGGCAGCCTGCTCGTTGTATAACGCCATTCACCGGGATGCGGATTTTGAAGCTGACTATATGCAGCGCGTTGGCCGTTATTCGCAGGAGGACGCGAATAACATGTCCCGCCTGCTGGCGGAGGTGATTGAGGGGCTGGAATTCTGTCCGACAGATTTTCTCGGGCAGATTTTTATGAGCCTTGAGCTGGGTAATACCCGTCATGGCCAGTACTTCACACCGTACAATGTCTGTTACACGATGTCACGTATGACCCTGAGTGACCGGCTGTCGGTGCTTACCTCCGGTGAGCGTGACTTCATCACCGTCAGTGACCCGGCCTGTGGAGCGGGCGGCATGATTGTGGCGATGGCGGAGGCCATGCTGGAGGCGGGGTTAAATCCGCAAAAACAGATGATGGTGTACTGCGTGGATATTGACCCTGTGGCCGCGATGATGTGTTACATCCAGCTTTCCCTGATGGGCATCCCGGCCATTGTGGCCACCGGCAACAGTCTGACCGTGGCAATTAAGCGGGAAATGGCGACGCCGATGTTTGTACTGGGTCGTTGGCATCACCGGTGGCAGGCAGAACGGACGCGTAAAGCGGCCTAG